The genomic region TTGCGCAATCGGCGTAGCGGTCTTGACCAATGTACACGTTGGCATTCAGGTAGAGGCGACCGAGTAGGGCCGCCGCAGCTGCCTTAGTCCAGCGTCCCTGAAACTGCGCGGTGCCAGGGTCACCTTTCGCCAGTAAGGCTGGCATTGCTTCCTTTAGCTCTGTTTCGATAAAAGTAAATGTCTCTTGGGGTGTCGACTGCGGTGGGCTCGCTAATTCCCCTTGGACCTTTGTGGTAATCTGAACATTACGGAATAGATCAAGCAAGCGTATATTATACCAAGCACGCATGACACGCAACTCGGCAATGAGCTGCTTTTGCTCTGCCTCAGTCATATTAAACCGAGATGGGTCAAGCGCTTGAATATCCTCGAGGGAGTTTGTACCCAAAACAACACCCTGGTTAAGCAGATTCCACGTGTCGTTAATGTAGCCTTCCTGTATCGTCCACGTGTGGTAGTGCGCCCGCGCATACTGCCCGCCGTCAAACCAGTCTCCTTCCCGGTTAGGCGTCATAAGCTGATCGGCACTCAATTCCTGTAATTGAAAGGGGGAACCTTGTATGGTGTTGTACCCGTGCTCAAACGTGCGTAGAAAATCACGGTACACGTCATTCTTAGTTTGCAGAAAGTTGGCCGGCGTAATACGGTCGTATAGGGTTTCGTCCAGGTCCGTGCAGCCGCTCAATCCAGCAGCCACCAGCGCCAGCGAAAAGCCAGCGTATGTTTTGAAGTAGTTCATGGGATGCGAAAAGATAAGTTTACAGGCCAAACTGAAGGCCGAACAGTACTTGCGTGGTGGAAGGGTAGTAGTTGCGGTTGCTATTAATGCCCGGATATAGCCCGTTGATGGGTAAGATATCAGGGTCGCCGCCGGTGTAGCCTGTTATCGTCAGGACGTTTTTGGCCGCGGCATACAGACGCAATGAGCGCGCATACTTCGAGGTGAATTGGAAAGTATAGCCGATGCTCACGTTGTCGAGCTTCACAAAATCACCCTTTTCCAGAAAGTAGTCCGATAGCACATTGGTGGTAGCAGAGTTGGTGAGCTTAGAGTACTTACTGCCATCATAGGCAGACGTCAATACGTTGGCGTTGGACTGCGTGGACGGCGTACCTATGTAGAAAGCTCTGGTGTTAAACGCATCAAAACCCAGGACACTCCGAATGAAAATAGACGCGTCAAAGTTCTTGTAAGTTAATGTATTACCCAGGCTTAATGTGTATTTTGGTAAGCCATTACCTACCACTTGCCGGTCGTCCAGAGTTGCCCGGTTGCCCGGAATAATAGTGCCATCTTTGGAATACACTAATAAGCGCCCTTCTTCGTCAACACCAGCTGATTTTAGCATATAAAATGAGCCAATGCGCTGGCCTTCCTGTAAACGCTGTGCGTTGCCAGGTGTGCCGGGGGAAGGGAGGCCTACTACATCGATGAAGGGTTGTCCCTGGTACGTATCGTTGGAGAAGGAAACGAACTGATTACCATTTGTTGCCCCAGCAAAGGAAATGGCGTACTGAAAGTTCGGTTTGCTAATAATAGGGGCGTTTAGCTGTACTTCTATACCCGAGTTATCTAAGGTGCCTACGTTGGCATATGTTTCGTTCTGCGTGCTAGGCGGTGTTGGTACCCTGTAGTAGCCCAACAGGTTTTTGTTTCGGCGGGTGTAGTAGTTTACGCTACCAGTAAGCTTGCTGTTAAACAAGGCAAAATCCAACCCAACGTTAAAACTCTGTGCCTCCTCCCAGCGCAAATTGGCATTGAGATTTTGGTTCGGTCCATATACTTGGTAGTACGTGCCATTGAGCAGATAATAGCCGTAGCCGGAGTAGGTATTAAGCGAAAGATAGTTGCCGAAATCCTGGTTACCGGTCACGCCGTAGTCAGCCCGCAGCTTCAAATCGTTTATCCATTCCTGACCATCCAGAAAAGACTCTTCTCCTATGCGCCAACCCACAGACACGGCTGGGAAATTGCCCCACTTGTTGCTGGCGCCGAACTTCGATGAACCCTCGCGACGCAAGCTAGCAGACAAAAGGTATTTGTCTTTGAAGGAGTAGTTAACGCGGCCAAAAAAGGCAATTAGCTTGGAGTCGTTTTTATAGCTGCTACCATCAGTGCGTCCGGCTACTTGCCCATAAAGCCCGGAGCCAATATTATTGTAGGTGAAGGCATCGGAAGGAAAATCACGGTTGTAGATGGCATTACCTTCCGAAACGAAGTACTGGTAAGAATAGCCTGCCAAGGCCTGTAAAGAATGGTCTTGTACTGTAAGGGCATAATTACCAATCCACTCGAGGCTGCGCTGGTCACTGCGGTTGTAGTTGCGCCGAGCAGAGTTCATACCCCCTTCGTTCTGTAAAGCGAACGTGGAAGTAGAAGGCCGGAAGAAAAAGTCGAAATAGTCACTGGTGAACTGTCCATACGTTACCTGCGTATTTAATGTAGGTAAGATGTTCAGCTTAAAGGTGGCATCGTAGTTCAGAATTTTGCCTTCCGTACCGGCTAATTCCGTTTGTAGACGCTCTGCTGGGTTGAAACGGCCATCGAACCCGCTTTGAATGTTGTAATACCGCGTCGGGTCGTCGGGGTTCCGTACTGGAATGGTAGGGTTCAGCGTAAGGGACTGCTCATAACTGCCATAGTCAGTATTGCGGGAATTAATATAGCGCGGCGCAAAGTTTAGCCCGATGGAGTAGAGCTTGCTGGGTGCATTGTGATTCAAGGAAAGACGCGCACCATACTCCTGTCGGCCCGAACGTACGTCAATGCCCTCCGCATCGCGGTAGTCCATCGTAGCCCGATAGTTACTGTTTTCGGATCCGCCCGAAGCAGTAAGAGAATGTTTATGCGCAAAGGCATAGTTGCGGGATATTTCGTTCAGCCAGTTCGTTTGGCCGCCATAATCCGTGCCGCGTTCTTGTGCTAAAAACTCTTCGGGAGAAAGTACT from Hymenobacter aerilatus harbors:
- a CDS encoding SusC/RagA family TonB-linked outer membrane protein; the protein is MDSKELLTVGSTNPLTALQGKVAGLTIANTTAADPNTQPSIQLRGVSSRNAGLGPLIVINGVPGGNLENINQNDIESIDVLKGGAASAIYGTRGSNGVIVVTTKKGTKNNLLEYNTYTTFDYATLQPKVLSPEEFLAQERGTDYGGQTNWLNEISRNYAFAHKHSLTASGGSENSNYRATMDYRDAEGIDVRSGRQEYGARLSLNHNAPSKLYSIGLNFAPRYINSRNTDYGSYEQSLTLNPTIPVRNPDDPTRYYNIQSGFDGRFNPAERLQTELAGTEGKILNYDATFKLNILPTLNTQVTYGQFTSDYFDFFFRPSTSTFALQNEGGMNSARRNYNRSDQRSLEWIGNYALTVQDHSLQALAGYSYQYFVSEGNAIYNRDFPSDAFTYNNIGSGLYGQVAGRTDGSSYKNDSKLIAFFGRVNYSFKDKYLLSASLRREGSSKFGASNKWGNFPAVSVGWRIGEESFLDGQEWINDLKLRADYGVTGNQDFGNYLSLNTYSGYGYYLLNGTYYQVYGPNQNLNANLRWEEAQSFNVGLDFALFNSKLTGSVNYYTRRNKNLLGYYRVPTPPSTQNETYANVGTLDNSGIEVQLNAPIISKPNFQYAISFAGATNGNQFVSFSNDTYQGQPFIDVVGLPSPGTPGNAQRLQEGQRIGSFYMLKSAGVDEEGRLLVYSKDGTIIPGNRATLDDRQVVGNGLPKYTLSLGNTLTYKNFDASIFIRSVLGFDAFNTRAFYIGTPSTQSNANVLTSAYDGSKYSKLTNSATTNVLSDYFLEKGDFVKLDNVSIGYTFQFTSKYARSLRLYAAAKNVLTITGYTGGDPDILPINGLYPGINSNRNYYPSTTQVLFGLQFGL